One Neovison vison isolate M4711 chromosome 2, ASM_NN_V1, whole genome shotgun sequence genomic window carries:
- the DNASE2B gene encoding deoxyribonuclease-2-beta, which yields MGHQDLLKRKHRIDWLNQRWRQYVNIFGLLRSGNAQTANSRGKCNPTSAHAQPGTDQGLGALSLGGKFPTVAEGKGGRLKKKKKMTARLLRTALALLFFGLFGVLEATTISCRNEEGEAVDWFTFYKLPKRQDKESRQTGLEYLYLDSTTRSWKRSKLLMNTTKSVLGRTLQQLYEAYASKNNNTAYLLYNDGVPTSVNYSRKYGHTKGLLLWNRVQGIWLIHSIPRFPPTPEEGYDYPPTGRRHGQTGICVTFKYNQYEAIDSQLLIYNPNIYSCSIPAIFHQELVHMPQLCSGSSSSEIPGKHLTALQSARGQKFLHFAKSDSFLDDIFAAWMAQHLKTHLLTETWQRKRQELPSNCSLPYHVYNVKAIKISGQSYFSSYQDHAKWCVSQKRTKNRWTCIGDLNRSPYQAFRSGGFICTQNQLIYHAFQGLVLYYEPCNSTW from the exons ATGGGACACCAAGACCTCTTGAAACGAAAGCACCGCATTGATTGGCTAAATCAGAGGTGGAGACAATATGTAAACATCTTTG GTTTGCTTCGTTCTGGAAATGCCCAAACAGCTAACAGCAGAGGTAAATGCAATCCAACATCAGCACACGCACAGCCTGGGACAGACCAGGGACTCGGAGCCCTCAGTCTCGGGGGCAAGTTTCCCACGGTGGCAGAGGGTAAAGgtggcagattaaaaaaaaaaaaaaaaatgacagcaagACTTCTGAGAACAGCCcttgctttgctcttctttggCCTGTTTGGGGTTCTGGAAGCAACAACAATATCATGCAGGAATGAGGAAGGCGAAGCTGTGGATTG GTTTACCTTTTATAAGTTACCTAAAAGGCAAGACAAGGAAAGCAGACAGACTGGGTTAGAGTACCTATACCTAGACTccaccaccagaagctggaagaggagtAAGCTGCTCATGAATACCACCAAGAGTGTGTTGGGAAGGACGTTACAACAGCTATACGAAGCCTATGCTTCCAAG AATAACAACACAGCCTATCTACTCTACAATGATGGGGTCCCTACCTCTGTGAATTACAGCCGAAAGTATGGACACACTAAAG GCTTACTGCTGTGGAACAGAGTCCAGGGAATCTGGCTGATTCATTCTATTCCCCGGTTTCCTCCAACTCCTGAAGAAGGCTATGATTATCCACCCACAGGAAGAAGACACGGGCAAACTGGCATCTGCGTAACTTTTAAGTACAACCAGTATGAAGCAATAG ATTCTCAGCTCTTGATCTATAACCCAAACATTTATAGCTGTTCCATCCCCGCCATCTTTCACCAGGAGCTCGTTCACATGCCCCAGCTGTGCTCCGGTTCTAGCTCGTCGGAGATCCCTGGCAAGCACCTCACTGCACTTCAGTCAGCCCGGGGCCAAAAATTCCTCCATTTTGCAAAGTCGGATTCTTTCCTTGATG ACATCTTTgcagcctggatggctcaacaTTTGAAGACACACTTGCTAACAGAAACCTGGCAGCGAAAGAGACAAGAGCTTCCTTCAAACTGCTCCCTTCCTTACCACGTCTACAATGTCAAAGCAATTAAGATATCTGGACAGTCTTATTTCAGTTCTTACCAGGATCATGCCAAGTGGTGTGTTTCCCAAAAGAGGACCAAAAATCGCTGGACCTGTATTGGAGACCTAAATCGGAGCCCATACCAAGCCTTCAGAAGTGGAGGGTTCATTTGTACCCAGAATCAGCTTATTTACCATGCATTTCAAGGGCTGGTTTTGTATTATGAGCCCTGTAACTCAACTTGGTGA